One Peromyscus leucopus breed LL Stock chromosome 4, UCI_PerLeu_2.1, whole genome shotgun sequence genomic region harbors:
- the LOC119087849 gene encoding myosin-IIIb-like, with product MMLGLESLPDPMDTWEIIETIGKGTYGKVYKVSNKRDGSLAAVKILDPVSDMDEEIEAEYKILQFLPNHPNVVKFYGMFYKVDHCVGGQLWLVLELCNGGSVTELVKGLLRRGERLDEAVISYILYGALLGLQHLHLHRIIHRDVKGNNILLTAEGGVKLVDFGVSAQLTSTRLRRNTSVGTPFWMAPEVIACEQQYDSSYDARCDVWSLGITAIELGDGDPPLFEMHPVKMLFKIPR from the exons ATGATGCTTGGACTGGAATCCCTCCCAGACCCCATGGACACCTGGGAGATCATAGAGACCATTGGCAAAGGCACTTATGGCAAGGTCTACAAGGTATCCAACAAGAGAGATGGGAGTCTGGCAGCTGTGAAGATCCTGGACCCCGTCAGT GATATGGATGAGGAGATTGAGGCTGAATACAAAATTCTGCAGTTTCTTCCTAATCATCCCAATGTTGTGAAGTTTTATGGGATGTTTTACAAAGTAGACCATTGTGTGGGAGGACAGCTGTGGCTGGTCCTGGAG CTATGTAATGGGGGCTCTGTCACCGAACTTGTCAAGGGCCTCCTGAGACGTGGCGAGCGCCTGGACGAAGCTGTGATCTCCTACATCCTGTATGGAGCCCTCTTG GGTCTTCAGCATCTGCACCTCCATCGAATCATCCACCGAGATGTGAAGGGGAACAACATCCTCCTGACAGCGGAAGGAGGGGTCAAGCTCGTTGACTTTG GTGTCTCTGCTCAGCTTACAAGCACACGCCTACGGAGAAACACATCAGTTGGGACCCCATTCTGGATGGCCCCTGAG GTCATTGCTTGTGAGCAGCAGTATGACTCGTCCTATGACGCTCGTTGTGACGTCTGGTCTTTGGGCATCACAGCCATTGAGCTGGGAGATGGAGACCCTCCCCTCTTTGAAATGCACCCTGTGAAGATGCTCTTTAAGATCCCAAGGTAG